The DNA segment GGCGCATTCGGGGTGGACGCTGGGGTTTGCGACCTATGCCTTTGCGTTTCAGATCTACTGCGATTTTTCGGGGTATTCGGATATTGCGATCGGGGCGGCGAAGGTGCTCGGGTTCGATTTGATGAAGAACTTTGAGCGGCCGTATTTTTCGCAGTCGATCACCGAGTTCTGGCGGCGCTGGCATATCTCGCTTTCGAGCTGGCTGCGGGATTATTTGTATATTTCGGTGGGGGGAAACCGGCGGGGGAGGTGGAAGACGTACCGCAACCTGATGATCACGATGGTGTTGGGCGGGTTGTGGCACGGGGCGAGTTGGAATTTTGTGATCTGGGGGACCTTGCAGGGGGTGATGCTGGCGGCGTCGCGCATCACGCTTCCCTGGCGTGATAAGATGTCGAAAAGATTAGGGATTCCGTCGCTGGCGGTGTCCGGTTGGCGGATGTTGGTGACCTTTCATCTGGTGTGTTTGAGCTGGATTTTCTTCCGGGCGGCGACTTTCGACGATGCGATGGTGATCATCGGTCGAATTGCGGGTGTGATGCCGGGGCCGGAGGGCCTGGCGTTGTTGGACATCAACATCTTGTTGAGTGCGGCGGTGGGGCTTGGGGTGATGGGGGCTGTGCAGGTGTTGCAGGAGCGTAAGGGGAGCGCGAGGGAGTGGCTTGCGCGGCGGCCTGTGGCGCTTCGCTGGGGGGCGTATGTGGCGATGGCGCTGGGGATCACGCTCTTCGGGGCGGAGAGTGCCGGCCAGTTTATCTACTTCCAGTTTTGAGCATGCAGTTGCGAGCAGGTCATACGATGAGAACACAACGATGGCGGTGGGTGGCAGGATTTTTAGCGGCGTTGGTGCTGGCTGATTTTGGGGTGGGATCGGTGTTGAATGCGCTGAGCCGGCAGGTGCGCACCGGGGAGGGGATAGGGCAGGTGCGGGCGGCGGTGGAGGGGGAGCCCATCGACCTGCTGGTGTTGGGGAGTTCCCGGGCGCGGCATCATATTGACACCGATTGGATCAGCGAGGAGTTGGGGATCAGGGCGCTCAACCTGGGGGCGAACGGGCAGGGCATTTATCATGCGTATTTGACCCTGGGGGTGATGTTGGAGGCGGGGCAGGTGCCCGATGCAGTGCTTTTGCAGGTGGAGCCTCGGGATCTTCGCGGGGTGCGTTTTGAGCGGGCAGTCCATTTTTATCCGGAGTTGGGGGCGTCGGAGTTTTTGCAAACGACATTGCCGCGCTTCGGGAAGTGGACGGGGGTGAAGCTGCTCTCGCGGACGTATCGGCACAATCATCGGGTATTTCCGACGTTGCGCCATGTGGTGATGCCGCCCTCGGAGAGCGATATGGGCACGGGGTTTGAGCCATTGAATCGAGCATTTCGCGACCTGGCGATGGAGCCCATCGAGGGGGATTCGGCCTTGATCGACGAGGAGAGCCTGGAGGTGCATCGGGCCCTGATGGCGCTTCTGGCTTCGCATGAGTTGAAGGTGATCGTATTTGAAGGGCCGCGTCTGCGGGAGCGATACGACGGATGGGACCTGCTCTTTCGGGAGGAGATGGGAGAGCTGGTCGGGGGGTATAAGCATATGCGTTTTGAGTCCTGGGATGAGCAGGAGTTTGAAGCGTTCGTCTCGGAGGATGCCTATATCGACCCGGCGCATTTGAACGGGGAGGCTGCGAGGCACTTTACGAAGGAGATCGTGGGCACGGAAGCATTTCGGGCGCTGGATATGGGGAGGTAAGGGATGTACGTTGCTGAAATATATGGTGTTTCACGTGAAACGGTGGCGTTGTGGGTGAGGTGGAGCGGGTTTCTGTGATCATTCCGACGCTGGAGGAGGCGGGGCGTCTGGGGAGGCTGCTCGATGCGCTGAAGGGGCAGAAGGGGGTGGCGATGGACGTGGTGGTGGCCGACGGGGGCTCGATTGATGGGACGCCGGAGGTTGCGCGTAGGGTCGGGGCGCGCGTTGTGGAGGTGGGGATGGCGAGTCGAGCCCGCCAGATGAACGCGGGGGCGCTGGTGAGTGAGGGGGAGTGGTTGTTGTTTTTGCATGCGGACAGCGTCCCGGCGGATGTGGATCTTTTGCGGGACGCTCTGGAGCGCATGCGGCGGGAGGAGCAGGGAGGGGTATCGGAGCGTGTGGTGGGGCATTTTTCGCTCCACTTTGAGGGGGCGCAGCGAGGGGAGCGGAGGAGGTTTTACCGGGGGTTGGAGCGCAAGTCGGCGCTGAATCGGGCTCTGACGACCAACGGGGATCAGGGGATGTTGATGCGCAGGGAGACCTATGAGGCGGTGGGCGGGTTTGATGAGGGGCTGGGGTATCTTGAAGATCAGCGCTTTATCGCGGCGCTGGAGAAGAGGGGAGGGCGGAGGGTGACCCTGGGGGGCTACCTGAGAACGTCGACCAGGCGTTTTGAGGTGGAGGGGGTGGGGGCGCGCTACGCGACGATGACCTTGATCATGATGGCGGAGGCGGTGGGGCTGGAGGCGTTTCTGAGCGATGAGGAGCGGGTGTATGCGCCGCAGCATCGGGCCGGGCGTCTGCGCTTTTTTCAGCAATTGAAGGTATTTGGGGCAGTGCTACGTACGGGCGATCGCCAGGTGGTGCGGAGACGACTTCGAGGGCTCGGGGTGTTGGGCTGGCAAAACCTCTGGCAGGTTCCTTTCGGGATCGATGTGTGGTTGTGGCCGGCGTCCCACGGGCCGACGCCCCTGATGGACGCCTAGGATCGGGTGGCCGGTTCTGGCCAGCGTGTTTGTGGAGATGGGGGCTCTGACGTAGAGTGCGCGTCGACGTGAGGCAGCCCCGCACCCGGAGCCGCGTGTGTGATCGACGTTGATCGACGCGGCACAACGATGAGGGCGCCGCGCCATCTTGAAGATGGGTGCGCCGCCGACGAGAAACGCAGATTTTGTGAGATCAGGAGTGCATGTGCGAGTTGTAGGTTTGAAAGGACTGGCCCTTCTCGGGGCCTCGATGATGCTGGCGGTCGGATGTGGCGAGGGGAGCCAGGCCGAGTGTGAGAGTTTTTCCGATTGCAGCGGTGAGACGCCCTGGTGTGCGCCGGAGCAGACCTGCGAGGCGCTTCCGCCGGGCCATCAGATCGGGGTGGGCGACGGGTCGCCGGGTACGGTGATCCTGGAGGAGGTCTACGCCACGGAACGCTCCATGGAGCTGACCGATCTGGCGTTTAACCCGGCCGAGGAGAACGAGCTGTGGCTTCTTCGTCGCGAACATCCGAGCGATGAGCCCTGCGAAGAGGGCAATGCCACCGCCGCAGGTTGTGGGGCGCTGGAGGGCTCGACGACGACGATCAAGAACTTTGGCACGGCCGACGAAGAGGTGATCGTTAAGGTCGACCCGAACGCCTGGCATTTTATGCGTCGTCCGCCGGCGATGGCCTTTGGAGACAACGGCTTCTGGGCGACGGTGGGTGAAGAACGCACGGCGAACTTCCTGGATGGTCAGGCTGACTTTATGGGGCCGGTGCTCTGGTCGGCCGACCTGACCATTCACGGAGAAGAGCCGCCTCCCGGGCTCAATGGCTCCCACTTCGATATGTTGCATAACGCGCCCTACGGGATGGGAATCGCCCATGAGGTCGATAACGTCTACTGGGTATTCAACGGGATGTACGGCTCGCTGGATCGCACCGATTTCGGTGAAGATCACGGCGTCGGTGAGTCCGATCATACCGACGGCAAGGTGCTGCGTTACGTCAATGGCGAGCTGAGCCGCGTCGAAGGTGTGCCCAGCCACATGAAGCTCGATAAAGAGACGCGCCTTCTTTACGTGGCCGATACCGGCAACAGCCGCATCGTGCGTCTGAACATTGACGCCGGGGATCTCGGAGCACCGATCACGCTGCCGAATTACGACGGGATCTCGGTCTACGACCATATGGACGGTGCACAGCTCGAAGACATCGTGCCTGCGGGGCTCCTGGAGCAGCCCAGTGGTCTTGCGCTGCATGAGGGCGTGATGT comes from the Lujinxingia sediminis genome and includes:
- a CDS encoding MBOAT family O-acyltransferase, translating into MLFNSLDFAVFFGVVCALYFALGQRWRWMLLLVASYVFYMQWNASYAFLILASTCVDYVAGRAMAAAESRRRQTGILLGSLGFNLGMLFTFKYWSFFHTSLAQGLGALGVSYAPPELNVLLPVGISFYTFQTLSYTIDIWRGELKPERHFGKFALFVTFFPQLIAGPIERAKHLLPQLDREVAFDFERVQSGLQLMGWGLFKKVVIADNLSVYVDAVYGNPQAHSGWTLGFATYAFAFQIYCDFSGYSDIAIGAAKVLGFDLMKNFERPYFSQSITEFWRRWHISLSSWLRDYLYISVGGNRRGRWKTYRNLMITMVLGGLWHGASWNFVIWGTLQGVMLAASRITLPWRDKMSKRLGIPSLAVSGWRMLVTFHLVCLSWIFFRAATFDDAMVIIGRIAGVMPGPEGLALLDINILLSAAVGLGVMGAVQVLQERKGSAREWLARRPVALRWGAYVAMALGITLFGAESAGQFIYFQF
- a CDS encoding glycosyltransferase; this encodes MIIPTLEEAGRLGRLLDALKGQKGVAMDVVVADGGSIDGTPEVARRVGARVVEVGMASRARQMNAGALVSEGEWLLFLHADSVPADVDLLRDALERMRREEQGGVSERVVGHFSLHFEGAQRGERRRFYRGLERKSALNRALTTNGDQGMLMRRETYEAVGGFDEGLGYLEDQRFIAALEKRGGRRVTLGGYLRTSTRRFEVEGVGARYATMTLIMMAEAVGLEAFLSDEERVYAPQHRAGRLRFFQQLKVFGAVLRTGDRQVVRRRLRGLGVLGWQNLWQVPFGIDVWLWPASHGPTPLMDA